tttataatattatttattattttttaactataaaacaaaaataatttaaataaattacaaacaCTAAAAACCCTACAAAATAAACCTAGAAATTCAAATCCAAATTATTCTAACACAACGTTTAatctctttgattttttttttctcaaatataTTCAGAAacacaaatatttaaatttaaaagattatatatacaataattatatattaattattaattataataaaatttatatataaaatttattataatcaaTAGTTATAATACAATCATTATACATAAAATTACTAAATAGCTAAGAATATTGAGTATCAATTAGTGTAAATGAGAAGAGATCATATATGATAAAAATCactaaatttaactaaatagcTAAGGATATTGATGAACCCtagaattaaaattgaaatttagtaGTAGTTAATGATGATGATCATGTTAGATTAaactaaaaattgaaattgaaaatatatttaaaaaataagtgaaattacaacACTTATTTCacaatttattcaaatttttataatagttttacaaattttaaaaagcCAAATGGTTGAAAAAtccttaatatattattttatattttaatttaaatacttaaatttttaataaataggtctaatatttatatttaaattaattttaatcaatttttaaaatcaaaattaaatataaactacACAATTATTAAATATACGGTCTActccaataaattttattttacggtaataattattaatattttataataaatatgttatttaatttaaaatagtatatataaaataattaataatatatgtttGTTATAATGTAAAACAAAAttcatttatcattaaatatataatttgtatatttaactattagattattattatttatagagttaaattaatatatcattTAACTATAACTAAATAcctgttaatattatttttacatataaaattaatttatatttaaaaaataataaaaatattatttatagcaTACCACCTGAattctcttaattttattttgaaaattaatcaaaattaaatttacatttaaatagtagattaattcattcaaaatttaaatgtttaaattaaaatataaaataatataaatattaaatatttttcgaTCAATcaaccttttaaaaatttagtaaatgtgtaaaaatttaaatatttattttaaattaaaatataaaataatgtgAATATAGGGTTTTTTTAATCGATtagcattttaaaaatttaataaatatgttaaaattaaaatttttagactAGATTGTCATTTCTGAAAAGGTttgacttatttttattttaattctcaaAAAATATTGTAATGATCAATTGTAGAATTTTCTATCCAAAAGCCTTCTTTGCTGTCGTGAACTTGTGATATGCATATACAAACCCATATCTGAGGCGTAATTTGTGACTGATTATGTCCATTTCAGATGCAATTCTCAAAGCACAAAGGTCCCACCACCAACAAATACACAAAAATTCTTCCATATTTGCAAATTGTGATGATCATCTGTTACACACATAAGCCAGAAAAGAAAAGCTTTTCTGATTTCATGATTGGACTTTGACATCTCACTCTTTCAATTTTAGGTTTATATACAAAATTAGTGATAAGGATGGCAGCAAAAAACAAAGAGCGTAAAGTTATCAACCATCATTAACACTTtggttttaaatttatataaattttcaaaaataacaAATACAATTTGGGAGAAGAAAACATAATAGAAGAACGGTCATGCATATAGTTTAGAAACTTCAATTTTCATTAGATATATCATTATATTGCATAAGAGAATACATGAATTTATTGAATAATCAAACAGTGTAGTTTAATTTGTTGATACTTATTGATACTCCattgtaaataaaatttgaaaaacacGGATCAATACTCATGGATTCGATATAAAAAATCTAAGATTTCAGTGTTAAATCCTAAAAAGAATCTGACTTCCTATgtactaaatcttttaaaatattcagCTTGAGAAGTTGAATCCTTTAAAGGACTCAATCAAGTTAAGGCTAAATCCTTTGAATAATTCGGCAGTTCATGGTGGCCGAATCTAAGGATTTGACACTTATGACCGAATGAATAAAGATTCGGTCAAAGCCGACTTGTTCGATTTTAGtgtcaatttaaaatcaaattttcaaataatgaaaatatgTCTTAGAGCCCATATTCACAATAGAGTCTGAAAAAAATTCCAGTTTGATTGAAATACAAATAATGAGGCCCATAAAAAGGAGCATTTCAATAGATTTGTTATCATATATAGCTACTGATTTAAATATTAGAGAGGTTGTCAAACTAACCCATCCATTGTTCTATTTGCTCTTGCAAGTTCATATCCACTGTCTCAACTTGAGAAAACTTGAGAAAGAGACTAGAACAATATTATTTGTCTATCGTAATGGCATCTAACCCAATTGATATTGCCACCAACAATACGAATCATCCCAATGGAAATCAAACCATTATTACTCATAAATTTCCTAACCAGGAAATATAGAGGGAGCACAGCATGACATCTAACCCAATTGATATTGCCACCAACAATACGAATCATCCCAATGGAAATCAAACCATTATTACTCATAAATTTCCTAACCAGGAAATATAGAGGGAGCACAGCATGATGACTCCTTATCTGAAGAGGAGCTTGACGGTTGTCAAATCCGTCAATTAAAACTTACCACCCTTTGCTTGATTCAATATGAATTTGTAAATAGAGTAAATAAGTATTGATTTCATAGAAATCTTTAACTCTGTTTAGTttagataattaattaaatatgaaaaatattttaaaataaaaagagaaaaaaaaagaatttttatttgaaaaaattaattttatcttgaaaatcaaaaaaacttaaaaaaaaaaataaacaacggaattgaaataataaaataaataattaaattcaattcaataatCAAATCGAGAGATTTCACGgttgattataaaaataatttattttattatttattatttaattacggTGGTTTATACCTGGATAAGTTGTTTTTTCTCTATAGCCTGTTTTCTTCCCATTAGTTGTTGATTTGGCAGTGCATGTGTATTTCCTACCTCAAGTCATCTCCTTCATCCCATAGCTTTTGTGCTTAGCTTTATGCCTTTTTTCTCCTAATGCTCAAGTATTACAAAGACTTCTTAGCTGATTGTTAAAGGAGAAACCCCCCATGACTATTAAACCCTCTGGAGGCAAAGAGGAATCAGGTTTCTAGGGATCGAGTGCATAATCTGTGTCTACCTTGGACTGGAGCCCTTCTAGTTGAGGGATTTCTTTTGGGCTCTTGAAATGTAATCCGGCCTCGGGCCACTTTCAATCTTATGATATTTAGTATATATGTATATGATCTTTTGGAGTAGAGTCTGTCCCTCCTCAATTTCTAAATCATATTCTGatctcatttttttaaataaattaataaaagaaaagaaaaaaaacctcTCTCTCAACTGTCGATCTCAGATCATAACTGCTTGCTTTGGGTAACCCATATCAAAATCTAATCTCAGCATTCTTGAACCAGAACTCTCCAACCCCAACAGCCCATCAATTGTCCCCACAATGGTTAAATGAATATGCAAGCTTAATCTATTTATAGATGTAACAAACTCTCAGCTGCAACAAATTAAAAACCCTCAATCAATCTTCTTTTTCCAGGCTATACTTTTCTCTCgctatctctctctttctccctctctatatatatagaaattagaAAGGAAAGCTTAAACGTCTATACCTTTTATAGGAATCATGAAACATAAGCCCCAGCCGGGCCAGCCCACCCCTGACCATTTTGAAGGGCCCCTCCCCCAATCTGATCTGATCATACTTATTACCTTAAGCAAACCTCAATTTTCCAAATCTTTTGTGCATAAATTTAGatgcaaaaataaaaagtttgaattaatacccaagttaaaattaaataattttctgtTTATCTTTGGTAACGTGATGCCGAGATGGCAACATACAAAAAAGacaaatgctttttttttttttttttctactgtTTCTCTTTTTAATAGCCATTGTGGTACCTAACCCAAAAAATCATCGGCTAAAAAGCAAATAAGCCAAGAACACCTTTTCCCCTAACTTTTTTAGACTGctttctttctctcttcctttttcttcacgTCTCTTTTTCAAAGAGCGACCTCAGACTGCAAAGTTGTAGCATTGAACCCCACCTGTGGTTGCTGAAGCTCAACCTCCCACCTTGCCTTGGCTATGACTCCTTCACGCACAGGCACATACTCCTAATAAAAAACACAAGACAACACAACAAAAAAAGGAACAAAGCCACTGTTATAATTTACAAGCAAACAATACGCAAAAGATAGCACAAACCAGATTGTCTTTTCCATTTTCGAGcccatattatattatattattagaaaCCTTAGAAAAAGGAAATATACCTCCAGCTTTTGAAGAAGTTCTTTGGCATTTGGTGCGGAGACAAAGATGTTTCGTTGGGAGGGCTTGATGAACCCATCATCTACAGCCTTGTCAATGAAAGTCAGAAGATAGTTGTAGTAACCGTCAACATTAAGTAAACCCACCTGCGTTTTTACATTTTTAAGATAGCCTAGTCATGGGTTTGATATTTGAAACGCTAAAGGATCCATGCATGTAATGATATGACACAGAATTATGGGATTTCTTACAGGCCTGTCATGGATACCAAGCTGAGCCCATGTGATAACTTCCAACAACTCCTCTAAAGTTCCATACCCACCTGAAAGCAGAGCACTTTTTATTACCAAAACCAACGAAAAGAGGGTTGAAGGTTATGGATTTGTACATAGTGACCAACGAAAAGAGGGTTGAAGGTTATGGATTTGTACATagtctattaaaaaataagagagaTATGTAACCTGGTAGGGCTATAAAACAATCAGAATGGCGGGCCATTTCTGCTTTCCTTTGGTGCATGTCGGCTACTGGCTTTACCTCTCCAACCGTTTCTCCAGTGATCTGGGTCTCCAAACCATATGTAAACACATAACGAGCTTTAGAAATAACGAATTGGAAAAAGTAACTGTGATTAGAACAAAGAAAATCACTAATGAGACTCTGCACCTCTTTGCTCATCAGAGTCCTTGGTATGATCCTGCAACCAGAAATTAAACCCAACCAAAATTTAGGCCATTTGAgaccaagaagaagaagaagaagaaccctTAAAGAGTTGAGTGATTTTACCCAAGAACATTGCCTCCACCCTGATGAACAGCTTGTGAAACTAAACCCATAAGCCCAATACTACCACCTCCATACACAAGGTCCAATCTTCTTTCCACCTTcacacaaaaaataataataataataacaataaagaaCTTGGAGATATCACAGAAAAGTAAACCAAGAACAGAGTTCAGAAAGAAAAGTTATAGTCTTTGTACCAGCTCTTGGGCAAGTTCAATGGCAGCATCTCTGTAACAATCTCTCTTCCCAGTACTACTGCCACAAAACACACATACGCTCTTGAATCTTGATTTCACTATTTTCCTATCCATAACTATTCTCGCTGCAATCACCCAAGGATAAGCCTTTTTCGAAGTGGGGTGGGTGGGCTTGTACAAGTACCACGACAAATGGAAACCCGATATATATAGAGAGACTTAAAAAGGCCAAAGAAATTGAGAGCACAGCACAAGAGCAGTCGAGGTAAAGACAAAAAAGGCCAAAGAGACGAGCTGAATAGACAGAGTCTGTACAATCACCCATGGTTGACACTTGGCAGCATATTATGCATGAATCATCAAGGTTTCATGTACTTCACTGTAACATAAGCCATTATCTActtttctctctcttctctgGCCATTTTTAATGCTAAGCAATCATAACTTGTTAGCTAGAACACGTGCAGGGCTATGTCTGCATCAAATCATGATCGCTGCTAGTATACTAATCTTTTAAAACATCTACATtaggtttttgttttttttttttgaagatcATCAATATAAGGACAGATAAATTAACAAATGGTGGGTTCTGTTAATCATAGATCAATCCTTCTTTCTGCTATTTATCATTCCCGAAGAACACTAAAGAGCCTATTTGACTACCAGTAGCCTTTGTTGGGAAGCAAACAAGAAACTTGAACACAGAGCTAGCTTGTATCAAGTAAATTACTAGAAAATAGAAAGTAAAAGACACAAACAAATTGGAGAAAGAACTCAGTTATTGGATgattaaataaacaaaaacaaTGGCTCTTATATAGCCACAAGATAATAACAAAATTCAGAAAAATATGGCACTAACTGAAAGTGCTTTGACTCAACAAACAAAGAGAAATAATAGGAGACTAAACAGCAACAAAATAACTACGTGATGCTAACAGAAAAGCACTAATGTTGAATCAGTTTTCAACACTCCCCCTTGATTCAAACTTACACAAAGCAAAACAGGAACAGAAGTGTGAATGTTTTTTGAGTGGGAGTGCT
This sequence is a window from Manihot esculenta cultivar AM560-2 chromosome 4, M.esculenta_v8, whole genome shotgun sequence. Protein-coding genes within it:
- the LOC110613963 gene encoding cytokinin riboside 5'-monophosphate phosphoribohydrolase LOG5 isoform X1, producing MDRKIVKSRFKSVCVFCGSSTGKRDCYRDAAIELAQELVERRLDLVYGGGSIGLMGLVSQAVHQGGGNVLGIIPRTLMSKEVQSLISDFLCSNHSYFFQFVISKARYVFTYGLETQITGETVGEVKPVADMHQRKAEMARHSDCFIALPGGYGTLEELLEVITWAQLGIHDRPVGLLNVDGYYNYLLTFIDKAVDDGFIKPSQRNIFVSAPNAKELLQKLEEYVPVREGVIAKARWEVELQQPQVGFNATTLQSEVAL
- the LOC110613963 gene encoding cytokinin riboside 5'-monophosphate phosphoribohydrolase LOG5 isoform X2 yields the protein MDRKIVKSRFKSVCVFCGSSTGKRDCYRDAAIELAQELVERRLDLVYGGGSIGLMGLVSQAVHQGGGNVLGIIPRTLMSKEITGETVGEVKPVADMHQRKAEMARHSDCFIALPGGYGTLEELLEVITWAQLGIHDRPVGLLNVDGYYNYLLTFIDKAVDDGFIKPSQRNIFVSAPNAKELLQKLEEYVPVREGVIAKARWEVELQQPQVGFNATTLQSEVAL